From Slackia heliotrinireducens DSM 20476:
AGCCCCAGCTCGCGGTACACTTCATCAACGGCGAAGCGCTCGCCTTTGCGTTCGGAAGCGAGCGTGCGGTTGTGCACCCATTTGGAGCCCACCAAAGAAATCGGGCGCGGCGGCAGGGTGAACAGCTGCGTGTATTCCACGCGCAGAGCCTTGCCTCGCTCCTCGGAATCCATCCGGTTCGACATCTCGGCGAACCGTTCGCACACGTCGTCGGCGATGCGGGCGGGAAAGCCGGCTTCGGATACGAACCCTTCGCAGATATCGAGGAACTCGACGGACGTGTACGCCTGCGCCTCGATGCGGTCGGGGTAGGAGAACACACGCGCAAGCAGCGAGCACAGCTTCGCCATGGCTGACAAATGCACTGCAGTGGCGCTTCTGCCGTGCCGCATGACATCCGATTTGCTCTTCCCCGGCAACATGGCGTTTTCCTATGCGAACAGGTAGGACGATAGTTCGGCAAGCTGCTCGGCATGGGAGAACTGCTCGTCGTCGAAGCTGCCGACGATGTCTTCCACCCTGACCTTGAACCGTTCCATAAACGTGGACAGGCGTTGACGCCCATCGTCGCGCAGCTCCCAAAGGCCGTTCGTATTGCGGACGGCCTGCCGGTCCAGCAGGTGCTCCAGGTTCAGTTCGGCCATCTCGACGGACAGGCCCGTGCAGGCTGCGATGTGCCCCGCGGAACAGCGCTCCGTCTGGCCGCTCAGGCAACAAAGAATCGAAACCTGCAGCGACGTCAGGCCTGCGTAGGCGCTTTCGCGCTCGACGGCAAATTGATACGCTGACAGATAGCCCGCAAGCGCGCCCGGCAGAAACGTCGTGACGCGATGCCTGGGGTTCACGGCATCGCTGAACGTGCGTGCTCGCATGACCAGCTCTTCATACAGGTCCTCGGTAAGCCGCCTTTCGGTGTCTATAAGCGTCAAGGCGATGGCCCTGTCAACCAACGCAATGCGGTTACGGCCCTTGTCCGTTGCCTTGATGGCGTATCCTCGCCGGTCGTTGCGGTTGCGTACCCGTACGGCAAGCTCTTTTTCCAGAAGCGCATCGATGGATATGGCGGAATTCGCAGACTGGGCAGGCTTGGTCTGGAAGAGCCGTAGCGAGAACCCTCCGTCCGATTCCGCAGCGTTGACGAGCAGCGCCTGCTCTGCGAAGGCCACGTCTCCGATGCTGCGGGACGTGCGGTCCATCATCTGGTAGATGCGCTGGATGAAGGTCACGGTGCTCTCATGTGTCAGAATCGAGTCGTCTAGCATGGCCCGCCGCTCTTTTCCGGAGCGAAGTCCCCTACGGGAGCGCAGGA
This genomic window contains:
- a CDS encoding TorD/DmsD family molecular chaperone — its product is MLPGKSKSDVMRHGRSATAVHLSAMAKLCSLLARVFSYPDRIEAQAYTSVEFLDICEGFVSEAGFPARIADDVCERFAEMSNRMDSEERGKALRVEYTQLFTLPPRPISLVGSKWVHNRTLASERKGERFAVDEVYRELGLRNKPTVRDPADHLVSELDFMHYILRAEARAWDNDDLVMARDWRQLRDDFLEYHLYELALGVAHAIDRMSSNAHMRYYAALLRLVIEHI